From Cellulomonas fimi ATCC 484, a single genomic window includes:
- a CDS encoding acyl-CoA carboxylase subunit epsilon, which translates to MSTDGAHVHVVRGAPDEVELAALVAGLVAASQDAHGVDEHTAPASAWSDRRRTVRGPVGLHPGPDAWRWSLRG; encoded by the coding sequence GTGAGCACCGACGGCGCCCACGTGCACGTCGTCCGGGGCGCGCCGGACGAGGTCGAGCTCGCGGCGCTGGTCGCCGGGCTCGTCGCCGCGTCGCAGGACGCCCACGGCGTCGACGAGCACACCGCCCCGGCGTCCGCATGGTCGGACCGCCGTCGCACGGTGCGCGGCCCCGTCGGCCTGCACCCGGGGCCGGACGCGTGGCGCTGGAGCCTGCGGGGCTGA
- a CDS encoding adenylate/guanylate cyclase domain-containing protein codes for MPDDGPSPQRGAPDGTGATTVGDPATESTVGELEAQLLGGHRRYSARDLARRAHIDVDLVRGFWTTVGLPHADPDDAVYTERDAEAVDRAVALVREHGLDIRTVLTVTRALGHTSDRLALWQVEALVEDMATRYELDDTTARLLTLDRLADLAPVLEAQLVHSYRRQLAAIAGRYAAEFGALRGPDPDRSALPLARAVGFADMVSFTRRTAGLGSTDLSQFVQRFEAAARDVVTGAGGRVVKTIGDAVLFVADDPATGARVALGLAEALGGALDVDRALEAGGLAEGARGVTPVRVGFVWGRVLSRFGDVFGPHVNLAARLTDIAEPSTVWTDPETAAVLGGDPRFVLTPQAPLDLQGIGTVTPYRLTAALA; via the coding sequence GTGCCCGACGACGGACCCTCCCCGCAGCGCGGCGCCCCCGACGGCACCGGCGCCACCACCGTCGGCGACCCGGCGACCGAGTCCACCGTCGGCGAGCTCGAGGCCCAGCTCCTCGGCGGTCACCGCCGGTACAGCGCCCGCGACCTGGCCCGCCGCGCGCACATCGACGTCGACCTCGTGCGCGGCTTCTGGACGACCGTCGGCCTGCCGCACGCCGACCCGGACGACGCGGTCTACACCGAGCGCGACGCCGAGGCTGTCGACCGGGCCGTCGCGCTGGTCCGCGAGCACGGGCTCGACATCCGGACGGTCCTCACCGTGACGCGCGCGCTCGGGCACACGTCCGACCGCCTCGCGCTGTGGCAGGTCGAGGCGCTCGTCGAGGACATGGCGACGCGCTACGAGCTCGACGACACGACCGCCCGCCTGCTGACCCTCGACCGGCTCGCGGACCTCGCGCCCGTCCTCGAGGCGCAGCTCGTGCACTCCTACCGGCGCCAGCTCGCCGCGATCGCGGGCCGCTACGCCGCCGAGTTCGGCGCACTGCGCGGGCCCGACCCCGACCGGTCCGCCCTGCCCCTGGCCCGCGCGGTCGGCTTCGCCGACATGGTGTCGTTCACCCGCCGCACCGCCGGCCTCGGCTCGACCGACCTGTCGCAGTTCGTGCAGCGCTTCGAGGCCGCGGCCCGCGACGTCGTGACCGGCGCAGGCGGGCGCGTCGTCAAGACCATCGGCGACGCGGTCCTCTTCGTCGCCGACGACCCCGCGACCGGCGCCCGCGTGGCGCTCGGCCTCGCCGAGGCGCTGGGCGGCGCGCTCGACGTGGACCGCGCCCTGGAGGCGGGCGGGCTCGCCGAGGGTGCGCGCGGCGTCACCCCGGTGCGCGTCGGGTTCGTGTGGGGGCGCGTCCTGTCGCGGTTCGGCGACGTGTTCGGCCCGCACGTGAATCTCGCGGCCCGGCTCACCGACATCGCCGAGCCCAGCACGGTGTGGACCGACCCGGAGACGGCGGCGGTCCTCGGCGGCGACCCCCGCTTCGTGCTCACCCCGCAGGCCCCGCTCGACCTCCAGGGCATCGGCACGGTCACCCCGTACCGCCTGACCGCCGCCCTCGCCTGA
- a CDS encoding acyl-CoA carboxylase subunit beta, whose product MTTTDQTGATPPGTAPRGTAARLADLADRTRAAEAAEQAAADKQHARGKKTARERIEALLDPGSFTELDALVRHRSTNFGLDKKRIPGDGVVTGFGTVDGRQVCVYSQDFTVFGGSLGEVHGQKITKVMDLALRTGVPLVGISDGGGARIQEGVAGLTQFAEIFRRNVAASGVIPQISLILGPSAGGAVYSPALTDFIVMADGTSNMFITGPDVIRAVTGEDVGFEELGGATTHSTRSGVAHYMASDEDDAIDYVRSLLSYLPQNNLTDPPTFPHEAPLEVTEDDEALDAIVPDSDTQPYDMRTVVEHVLDDGVLLEIQPLYAQNVLIGFGHVEGHPVGVVANQPMAMAGTLDINAAEKAARFVRTCDAFNVPVLTFVDVPGFLPGTDQEWNGIIRRGAKLIYAYAEATVPLVTVITRKAYGGAYIVMGSKQLGADVNLAWPTAQIAVMGAGGAVNILQRGALKTVADAGGDVEAERRRLTAEYEEAIVNPWDAADRGYVDAVIAPSQTRSEITRALRLLRTKRASLPPKKHGNIPL is encoded by the coding sequence GTGACCACGACCGACCAGACAGGCGCCACCCCGCCCGGCACCGCCCCGCGCGGCACCGCGGCCCGCCTCGCCGACCTCGCGGACCGCACCCGTGCCGCCGAGGCCGCCGAGCAGGCGGCGGCCGACAAGCAGCACGCCCGCGGCAAGAAGACGGCCCGCGAGCGCATCGAGGCGCTGCTCGACCCGGGCTCGTTCACCGAGCTCGACGCGCTCGTGCGGCACCGCTCGACGAACTTCGGCCTGGACAAGAAGCGGATCCCCGGCGACGGCGTCGTCACGGGGTTCGGCACCGTCGACGGCCGCCAGGTGTGCGTGTACTCGCAGGACTTCACGGTCTTCGGCGGCAGCCTCGGCGAGGTGCACGGCCAGAAGATCACCAAGGTCATGGACCTCGCGCTGCGCACGGGCGTCCCGCTCGTCGGCATCAGCGACGGCGGCGGGGCGCGCATCCAGGAGGGCGTCGCGGGCCTCACGCAGTTCGCGGAGATCTTCCGCCGCAACGTCGCCGCGTCCGGCGTGATCCCGCAGATCAGCCTCATCCTCGGCCCGTCCGCGGGCGGTGCGGTGTACTCCCCCGCGCTCACCGACTTCATCGTGATGGCGGACGGCACGTCCAACATGTTCATCACGGGCCCGGACGTCATCCGCGCGGTCACGGGCGAGGACGTCGGCTTCGAGGAGCTCGGCGGCGCGACGACGCACAGCACGCGCTCGGGCGTCGCGCACTACATGGCGTCCGACGAGGACGACGCGATCGACTACGTGCGCTCGTTGCTGTCGTACCTGCCGCAGAACAACCTCACGGACCCGCCGACGTTCCCGCACGAGGCACCGCTCGAGGTCACCGAGGACGACGAGGCGCTCGACGCGATCGTCCCCGACTCCGACACCCAGCCGTACGACATGCGGACGGTCGTGGAGCACGTGCTCGACGACGGCGTCCTGCTGGAGATCCAGCCGCTGTACGCGCAGAACGTGCTCATCGGGTTCGGGCACGTCGAGGGGCACCCCGTCGGCGTCGTCGCGAACCAGCCGATGGCGATGGCGGGCACGCTCGACATCAACGCCGCGGAGAAGGCGGCCCGGTTCGTGCGGACGTGCGACGCGTTCAACGTCCCCGTGCTGACGTTCGTCGACGTGCCGGGCTTCCTGCCGGGCACCGACCAGGAGTGGAACGGCATCATCCGACGCGGCGCGAAGCTCATCTACGCGTACGCGGAGGCGACGGTCCCGCTGGTCACGGTGATCACGCGCAAGGCGTACGGTGGCGCGTACATCGTCATGGGGTCCAAGCAGCTGGGCGCCGACGTCAACCTCGCCTGGCCGACGGCGCAGATCGCCGTGATGGGCGCCGGCGGTGCCGTGAACATCCTGCAGCGCGGGGCGCTCAAGACGGTCGCGGACGCGGGCGGGGACGTCGAGGCCGAGCGGCGGCGCCTCACGGCGGAGTACGAGGAGGCGATCGTCAACCCGTGGGACGCGGCGGACCGCGGCTACGTGGACGCCGTCATCGCCCCCTCGCAGACCCGGTCGGAGATCACGCGCGCGCTGCGACTGCTGCGCACCAAGCGCGCGAGCCTGCCGCCCAAGAAGCACGGCAACATCCCGCTGTGA
- a CDS encoding biotin--[acetyl-CoA-carboxylase] ligase: MTRPAVPSPATPADGPGRTGPDAGERRPLDADALRSLLLLPAGPLARVDVVARTGSTNADAVAAVRADPDAWPHGSVLVADHQDAGRGRAGRGWETPPRTALTCSFVARPRVPARTLGWLPLLAGLGAVTAVRATAGVPAVLKWPNDVLVPADTEVPGWGAARKIGGILTEVVPTPPGTDPAVVVGIGLNVAQTADELPVPHATSLALAGAHHVARETLLVALVTALDDVAARWRDADGDAHASGLADEVAAVCATLGSAVRVELPGGEEVVGVAEGLDADGGLVVATADGRPHHVLAGDVRHVRTGP, translated from the coding sequence ATGACTCGCCCCGCCGTGCCGTCCCCTGCCACGCCGGCGGACGGCCCCGGCCGCACCGGCCCGGACGCGGGGGAGCGGCGGCCGCTCGACGCCGACGCGCTGCGCTCCCTGCTGCTGCTCCCGGCGGGTCCGCTCGCCCGCGTGGACGTCGTGGCCCGCACGGGCTCGACGAACGCGGACGCGGTCGCGGCCGTGCGGGCCGACCCCGACGCGTGGCCGCACGGCAGCGTGCTCGTCGCCGACCACCAGGACGCGGGCCGCGGCCGCGCGGGCCGGGGCTGGGAGACGCCTCCCCGGACGGCGCTGACCTGCAGCTTCGTCGCCCGGCCCCGGGTTCCGGCGCGCACGCTCGGCTGGCTGCCGCTGCTCGCGGGCCTCGGGGCGGTGACGGCCGTCCGCGCGACCGCCGGGGTCCCCGCGGTGCTCAAGTGGCCCAACGACGTGCTCGTCCCCGCCGACACCGAGGTGCCCGGCTGGGGGGCGGCGCGCAAGATCGGCGGGATCCTGACGGAGGTCGTCCCGACCCCGCCCGGCACGGACCCCGCGGTCGTCGTCGGGATCGGCCTCAACGTCGCGCAGACCGCCGACGAGCTCCCCGTGCCGCACGCGACGTCCCTCGCGCTCGCGGGCGCGCACCACGTCGCGCGCGAGACCTTGCTCGTCGCCCTCGTCACCGCCCTCGACGACGTCGCGGCCCGGTGGCGCGACGCGGACGGCGACGCGCACGCGTCCGGCCTCGCGGACGAGGTGGCCGCGGTGTGCGCGACGCTCGGGTCCGCGGTCCGGGTCGAGCTGCCCGGCGGCGAGGAGGTCGTCGGCGTCGCGGAAGGCCTCGACGCCGACGGCGGGCTTGTCGTCGCGACCGCCGACGGACGCCCGCACCACGTGCTGGCGGGTGACGTCCGTCACGTCCGCACCGGCCCGTGA